From one Psilocybe cubensis strain MGC-MH-2018 chromosome 13, whole genome shotgun sequence genomic stretch:
- a CDS encoding 4-O-methyl-glucuronoyl methylesterase has product MTRTIFLAFGLAFAGTALSQTAPSYGQCGGTGWSGPTTCPSGWTCTFSNQWYSQCLPGAATTTSFPGSGTTTIDSSPGGGISTTKGPGGPAPTLTPGWNFIRAVTSPNFHKYLQSEVPNTVSDAVLGEAVTAAQFQITDGQLIHKGDTPLYAVVEPRANSTVSKLKVSWSKSKDTLGAFKFSGDTVEWTSSAITRPQSNAWLICADSKGNRHVYINLGPYGYQTPNGCNDHTIHGFTGTTPD; this is encoded by the exons ATGACCCGAACCATCTTCCTTGCTTTCGGTCTGGCTTTCGCAGGAACTGCATTGTCGCAGACTGCTCCTTCATATGGACAG TGCGGTGGTACTGGATGGTCAGGACCTACTACCTGTCCTTCAGGATGGACTTGCACATTCTCAAATCAATGGTATTCGCAGTGTCTTCCAGGCGCCGCAACGACAACATCGTTCCCTGGAAGCGGAACCACGACTATAGACTCATCACCGGGTGGTGGTATCAGCACAACCAAAGGGCCAGGTGGCCCAGCGCCAACGCTCACCCCAGGATGGAATTTCATTCGCGCCGTC ACTTCGCCCAACTTCCACAAGTATTTGCAGTCTGAAGTTCCCAACACTGTTTCTGATGCCGTTCTCGGAGAGGCGGTAACCGCCGCCCAATTCCAAATTACCGATGGTCAATTGATTCATAAAGGAGATACACCTCTATATGCTGTCGTTGAGCCTCGCGCAAATTCCACAGTTTCGAAGCTTAAAGTGTCCTGGTCCAAGTCCAAAGATACACTTGGCGCATTCAAGTTTAGTGGCGACACTGTAGAATGGACCTCATCAGCAATAACAAGGCCTCAGAGCAAT GCCTGGCTTATTTGTGCTGACAGTAAGGGGAATAGACATGTGTACATCAACCTTGGCCCGTATGGATATCAAACACCAAATGGCTGCAATGACCACACGATTCATGGTTTCACTGGAACTACGCCAGATTAA
- a CDS encoding Cytochrome P450 monooxygenase COX2 — MAVSALTLAVATLLISWAKRKLLETIYRKRHPYPPGPKPMPLIGNMLDFPAQHAAKVYLEWEKTYNSPLLHAEALGTHVLVINSLDDANALFDRPERAKIYADKPQKPILKLIGWDSINLSIMPYGEEWRQHRKICHQNFNVQAARQYQPVQAKKVRNLLLNLLEKPEQFKDHSKLFSVSLSISAMYGHDVESIEDPCVKLADDALQLGQTLLVPGGSLIDLVPILRHIPEWCPLLPSRKVAAKVNYMTQEVLKITLDHVKESFKSGTVVPSLVTRFYDKKYSFGATQAEEDLIKNVAYTVYGGASDTTTSITITFIYCMAINPDIQRKAQAEIDKVVGSHRLPEFADREVLPYIEAIYQEVLRMWAPLPLGMPHTTSQDDYYKGYFIPKGNIQTPFFRAMNYNNETHHYPDVFKPERYFDEDGRLIKEKVLAYGFGRRQAHFTISLSCVGKPVASSSVWLMMVSILAAFNIAKSTDHNGNVVEIDDDFENDGLLLLSTSVTLSAMYGYEAKSVDDPCIVLADEALRLTSQLVVPGGSMINDIPVLRHIPKWFPGAYSRKLAAKSRALNEEIWRIPIDYVKKTLDEGTFSPSLVANFYEKKLAYGASEEEEVAVRNTAYTAYGGIHLLNNG, encoded by the exons ATGGCGGTCTCCGCCTTGACTCTTGCTGTTGCCACTCTCTTAATATCATGGGCTAAGAGGAAGCTGTTGGAGACAATCTACAGGAAAAGACACCCTTACCCACCTGGACCCAAGCCAATGCCTCTCATTGGTAATATGCTCGACTTCCCGGCGCAACATGCCGCGAAGGTGTATTTGGAGTGGGAAAAGACATATAATA GCCCTTTACTTCATGCAGAGGCTCTAGGGACCCATGTACTTGTAATCAATAGCTTGGATGACGCCAATGCACTTTTCGATCGGCCTGAACGCGCCAAGATCTACGCTGACAAGCCTCAAAAACCTATCTTGAAGCT GATAGGCTGGGATTCTATAAACCTTTCTATCATGCCTTATGGAGAGGAATGGAGGCAGCACAGGAAGATTTGCCATCAAAATTTCAACGTTCAGGCAGCACGGCAATACCAACCAGTTCAAGCAAAAAAAGTTCGCAATCTACTCCTAAATCTTCTTGAAAAGCCCGAACAGTTCAAAGATCACAGTAAGCT CTTCTCTGTATCTCTCTCGATATCTGCAATGTACGGACATGACGTTGAGTCAATCGAGGATCCGTGTGTGAAATTGGCAGATGATGCGCTCCAGCTTGGGCAGACGCTCTTAGTGCCTGGTGGGAGCTTGATCGATCTGGTTCCTATCCTTCGACACATTCCTGAGTGGTGTCCTCTGCTTCCTTCGAGGAAGGTCGCAGCCAAGGTGAACTATATGACCCAAGAAGTCTTAAAAATTACGCTGGATCATGTCAAAGAAAGTTTT AAATCAGGAACGGTTGTACCTTCGCTGGTAACAAGGTTTTATGACAAAAAATATTCATTTGGAGCTACTCAAGCAGAGGAAGACTTAATAAAAAATGTTGCATACACGGTATACGGGG GTGCCTCTGATACG ACAACTTCAATTACAATAACATTTATTTATTGCATGGCCATTAATCCCGACATCCAGAGAAAAGCGCAGGCCGAGATTGACAAGGTGGTTGGCTCACATCGCCTTCCAGAATTTGCAGATCGGGAGGTGCTTCCATACATCGAAGCTATATACCAAGAGGTACTACGGATGTGGGCCCCACTGCCTCTTGGTATGCCACATACTACCTCACAGGATGACTATTATAAAGGCTATTTTATTCCCAAAGGCAA TATCCAAACTCCTTTTTTTAGGGCAATGAATTATAACAACGAAACCCATCACTATCCTGATGTATTCAAGCCTGAGAGGTATTTTGATGAAGACGGTAGATTGATAAAGGAAAAAGTACTTGCATACGGATTTGGTCGCAGGCAAGCTCACTTTACTATTTCCCTAT CGTGTGTTGGAAAGCCAGTGGCTAGTTCTTCT GTTTGGCTAATGATGGTGTCGATACTTGCGGCTTTCAACATTGCCAAATCAACCGACCACAACGGAAACGTGGTTGAGATCGACGACGATTTTGAGAATGATGGGCTACTCCT GTTGTCAACTTCTGTCACCCTGTCAGCAATGTACGGATACGAGGCTAAATCCGTTGATGATCCATGCATTGTTCTGGCGGATGAAGCGCTTAGGCTTACGTCTCAGCTGGTCGTTCCTGGAGGTAGCATGATTAACGATATTCCAGTACTCCGCCACATTCCCAAGTGGTTTCCGGGTGCTTATTCCAGAAAACTTGCCGCTAAATCAAGAGCTCTGAACGAGGAAATATGGAGAATCCCAATTGACTATGTGAAGAAAACATTA GATGAAGGTACCTTTTCACCATCTCTAGTAGCAAATTTCTACGAGAAAAAACTTGCATATGGGGCatctgaagaagaggaagtcgCAGTTAGAAACACCGCCTATACCGCCTACGGAGGTATTCATCTATTGAACAACGGTTGA
- a CDS encoding Putative galacturan 1,4-alpha-galacturonidase A translates to MTALSAYWPIFFLIFSLYAYSPVFAKPQPSRNCVLRPLGHGRDDTNQVEEAIARCGQFGTTTFEEGSYNITRKMTWNLVSSKVDLKGFLSFPPDIQFWLDANNTYRVVFIQNQASWFVVTGSDFEIDAHNTGGIQGNGQPWWSFFATRTREDGDGRPISLTVFKAIRATIKNFRIESPPFWSSAIVESTDVVVDGMFINATNQDSMFFGQNIVPNTDGTDTYRSDRISLLNWDVTCGDDCLALKGNSTNIVARNITCRGGTGVAIGSLGQYIGLNDFVLNVDMEDIRMFRLDPKIQPIMVNGVYFKSWDGSVNGSPPTGGGGAGGLVNNLTVRNMYIDGVDTPVHILQNNLGMSGDAPSILKFEGLRFENWSGTANTNTIVDFECSPAVGCNDITFQNFDVKPPLGQPPRLICQNTSGIRGLFAPCNSTGLP, encoded by the exons ATGACAGCCTTATCCGCTTACTGGCCAATTTTCTTTCTAATATTCTCTTTATATGCATATTCTCCTGTCTTCGCTAAACCACAGCCTTCCAGAAATTGTGTGCTACGACCTCTAGGACACGGCCGTGATGATACAAACCAG GTCGAGGAGGCTATTGCAAGATGTGGTCAATTTGGAACAACAACTTTTGAAGAAGGTTCCTATAACATTACTAG GAAAATGACATGGAATCTGGTTTCTTCGAAGGTCGACTTGAAGGGATTCCTAAGT TTTCCTCCAGACATACAATTCTGGCTGGACGCGAACAACACCTATCGCGTGGTTTTCATTCAG AACCAGGCATCTTGGTTCGTCGTCACCGGGTCTGATTTCGAGATCGACGCACACAACACAGGTGGAATACAAGGAAATGGGCAG CCATGGTGGTCGTTCTTCGCGACTCGTACTCGCGAAGATGGGGATGGTCGGCCCATATCGCTGACAGTGTTTAAGGCTATAAGAGCAACCATCAAAAATTTCCGAATTGAATCGCCTCCTTTCTGGTCCAGTGCGATAGTAGAGTCTACAGATGTGGTTGTGGACGGAATGTTCATAAACGCAACTAACCAAGATTCTATGTTCTTCGGGCAAAA TATTGTTCCCAACACAGATG GTACTGACACCTACAGAAGCGACCGAATCTCATTGCTTAATTGGGACGTAACTTGCGGGGACGATTGTCTGGCTTTGAAGGGG AACTCTACCAATATTGTCGCTCGGAACATAACCTGTCGTGGAGGAACCGGCGTGGCCATAGGATCGCTTGGACAATACATCGGACTT AATGACTTTGTGCTCAATGTTGACATGGAGGATATACGG ATGTTCCGCTTAGATCCCAAAATTCAGCCAATCATGGTGAACGGG GTATACTTCAAATCCTGGGATGGATCTGTCAATGGCTCCCCGCCcacaggaggtggtggtgcaggCG GACTTGTGAATAACCTGACTGTGCGAAATATGTACATTGACGGGGTCGATACGCCCGTTCACATACTGCAAAACAATCTTGGGATGAG TGGAGATGCACCCTCTATCTTGAAGTTTGAAGGTCTTCGCTTTGAAAATTGGAGTGGAACAGCAAATACCAACACAA TTGTTGATTTTGAGTGCAGCCCAGCAGTTGGATGCAATGATATCACCTTCCAGAATTTCGATGTCAAGCCGCCTTTGGGCCAACCCCCGCGACTCATCTGCCAAAATACATCTGGTATCAGGGGACTGTTTG CTCCTTGTAACTCGACCGGTCTCCCATGA
- a CDS encoding Endo-1,4-beta-xylanase C: MTRLTFILAVSSAISYASAQSPAYGQCGGQGWSGATTCVSGWTCTYSNPYYSQCLPGAASSAPSTTAPSSTGGGGSPPSSTSTATGGSATLQAGYSFIRAVEDPNFHKYLQSEILNTASDAVLGDPSTAAQFQITNGQLIQNANGTPLYAIVEPRANSTVNKLKVSWSKTPATSGTFVFSGDTVEWSTPDITRPQDNAWLVCPDAAGNKLLYVNLGAYDYMTPAGCADETIHAYTGATATA; this comes from the exons ATGACGAGATTGACTTTTATATTGGCAGTATCGTCCGCCATCAGCTATGCCTCTGCTCAATCGCCAGCATATGGCCAA TGCGGAGGTCAAGGCTGGTCGGGCGCCACTACCTGCGTCTCTGGATGGACGTGCACATACTCCAACCCATACTACTCGCAATGCCTTCCAGGAGCTGCATCTAGTGCACCAAGCACGACTGCCCCATCGTCAACTGGAGGCGGAGGTTCACCACCATCCTCGACATCAACTGCCACAGGAGGATCTGCTACACTTCAGGCTGGCTACTCGTTCATCCGAGCTGTT GAAGACCCCAACTTCCACAAATACTTGCAATCTGAGATACTAAACACGGCATCTGATGCCGTTCTCGGAGACCCAAGCACAGCTGCTCAGTTCCAAATTACGAATGGGCAATTAATCCAGAATGCAAACGGAACACCGCTCTACGCTATTGTCGAGCCTCGGGCAAACTCAACGGTCAACAAACTTAAGGTATCGTGGTCAAAAACGCCTGCCACCAGTGGCACCTTTGTCTTCAGTGGAGATACTGTCGAGTGGAGTACCCCTGACATTACCAGGCCACAAGACAAC GCATGGCTGGTATGCCCCGACGCCGCGGGCAACAAACTCCTCTATGTTAACCTCGGCGCTTATGACTACATGACCCCAGCTGGGTGCGCAGATGAAACAATTCATGCATACACCGGAGCTACTGCTACGGCTTAG
- a CDS encoding Protein dip1, producing the protein MSHIAHTDSYKATMRTMEDDLGIVYLIESAQQFWSELDDTLQLAEDEPPTLSMLDTTLRRFMALCATYHEQYLQSPLQLEHACGMLAGSELFEFHSERMLDIIVDDARTITDPHSAFIYYSILFYYGHHRSDFFRSHKRWQPLLPLLMDHVLVEVDPDIDDTYVGTAVGKSSSFSAVPIPIEAKLRSLCVKLLYEVCRVQTLSAQDLKIFDEFFIDHLFDLVEQTKYMHDDTFNYSVIRLIIALNEQFMVAGLGNDGSPIGDKRDAQEPKNRVIRVMMRRLGSCKTFGENLIFMLNRTKHTPEDFCVKLLILKILYVLFSSKGTAEFFYTNDLCVLVDVFLRELADLDEEDESLRHTYLRVLHPLLTKTQLREVEYKRPQILVTLESMIVNSRMREVSPTTKRLVERCLSGPWCTSLRESRKASDNDDRAGSPQSEGSTLMSPPGYMGNISMAVSQRHSDSSGSAKVMMSMKYSKSVENLSGRLDQPKQPLRSPLDQVRRPSNASVQSLPGAMASAKATAATHTKKRSTSTAPDAAHHPSRHNSLDPDYQKHPYSAQSPPQSPSRSHHLSAPPVPTVPLVTSEGIPVLVQPRRRPPPPAPPKRRKPPAIPISHINNGVTITAIRSSEPSPLSKVHKPPLGVQQAS; encoded by the exons ATGTCGCATATAGCCCACACAGACTCTTACAAGGCTACCATGAGGACAATGGAGGACGATCTGGGCATCGTCTACCTGATAGAGTCTGCTCAACAGTTTTGGTCTG AGCTCGATGACACGTTACAACTTGCGGAAGATGAACCCCCGACGCTTTCAATGCTAGATACGACACTACGACGATTCATGGCCCTATGCGCTACCTACCATG AACAATACCTACAGAGTCCTTTGCAGCTCGAGCATGCGTGCGGCATGCTGGCGGGCTCAGAGCTATTCGAATTCCACTCTGAACGGATGTTGGATatcatcgtcgacgacgcACGAACG ATCACGGACCCACACTCAGCATTCATCTATTATTCTATCCTATTTTACTATGGCCACCACAGATCGGACTTCTTCCGGTCTCACAAGCGTTGGCAGCCCCTGTTGCCTCTTCTGATGGATCACGTTCTTGTGGAAGTTGACCCCGACATCGACGACACTTATGTGGGCACCGCTGTCGGGAAAAGTTCAAGCTTTTCTGCTGTACCCATCCCTATTGAGGCGAAGCTTAGGAGTCTATGTGTGAAGCTGCTGTACGAGGTATGCAGAGTACAGACTCTGTCAGCCCAAGATTTAA AAATATTCGACGAATTCTTCATTGATCATTTGTTTGACCTCGTCGAACAAACGAAATACATGCACGATGATACTTTCAACTATTCCGTCATTAGGCTAATC ATCGCTTTGAATGAACAGTTCATGGTAGCAGGACTGGGGAACGATGGATCCCCTATAGGAGATAAGCGGGATGCCCAGGAGCCTAAGAATCGCGTTATACGTGTTATGATGCGGAGATTAGGATCCTGCAAAACCTTTGGTGAAAATTTGATCTTCATGTTGAATCGAACGA AACACACACCAGAAGACTTCTGCGTCAAGTTGTTGATTTTGAAGATTCTATACGTCTTATTTTCATCCAAGGGAACGGCAGAGTTCTTTTACACTAACGACTTATGTGTTCTGGTCGATGTCTTTCTGAGAGAACTTGCTGATttggatgaggaagatgaatcG CTTCGGCACACATATCTTCGTGTACTCCATCCCTTGTTGACGAAGACGCAGCTGCGCGAAGTGGAATACAAGCGACCGCAGATTCTTGTAACGCTCGAATCCATGATCGTCAATTCCAGGATGCGTGAAGTTTCGCCGACAACCAAGCGTCTTGTAGAACGATGCCTCTCTGGACCGTGGTGCACATCACTCAGAGAGTCACGAAAAGCTTCTGATAATGACGATCGTGCTGGAAGCCCTCAAAGCGAGGGCTCTACTTTGATGAGTCCCCCTGGCTACATGGGAAATATCTCGATGGCGGTTTCTCAGCGTCATAGTGATTCATCGGGTTCAGCTAAGGTCATGATGTCAATGAAATACAGCAAAAGCGTGGAGAACTTATCTGGGCGTCTCGACCAGCCGAAACAACCTTTACGTTCGCCACTTGACCAAGTACGCCGACCCAGCAATGCCAGTGTGCAGAGTCTTCCCGGTGCCATGGCTTCTGCTAAGGCTACGGCCGCAACACACACCAAGAAAAGAAGCACAAGTACAGCGCCGGATGCTGCTCATCATCCATCTCGACACAATTCCCTGGATCCTGATTATCAGAAGCATCCATACAGTGCTCAGTCGCCGCCTCAATCGCCTTCGCGTTCTCATCACCTTTCTGCCCCGCCTGTGCCAACTGTGCCACTGGTAACGAGTGAAGGTATTCCCGTCTTGGTTCAGCCGCGTCGACGACCTCCACCCCCTGCACCTCCGAAACGTCGCAAACCCCCTGCGATCCCCATCAGTCATATCAACAACGGTGTGACGATCACCGCTATCAGGTCATCTGAACCCAGTCCGCTTTCAAAGGTTCACAAACCTCCTCTAGGCGTACAGCAAGCGTCATAG
- a CDS encoding Cytochrome b-245 heavy chain produces the protein MNRSSGLDFSDGRVPNMTIENHPDLSDKSGAAHLQRNKTERRRLQGLQRTLTSSSRTQAPEKPKSFWTKFDTWMINEGGRQLFFGVWIFLHLLVAVFGFVHYQLKDNLVGARATFGLTFATARTAALVLHVDVIFILLPVCRNFVSFLRRTPLNDFIPFDKNITLHKATAWSIVIGSAVHILAHMVNFYKLAMIAGTNTSSRIVAFLGANFLTGPGVTGWIMTAALGIMVWFAREKVRRATFERFWYSHHLFIVFFINWQLHGMFCMIQPDRPPYCSFNTIGVFWRYWLVGGVIWIGERILREIRSRHVTYISKVIQHPSNVMEVQIKKEKTTTRAGQYIFLSCPEVSYFQWHPFTLTSAPEEDYISVHIRVAGDFTTAFAKALGCDFPQKGDKGGKGDTPAGGKVVGTNVNPPLNRTLPRVMVDGPFGSASEDFLKYETVLLVGAGIGVTPFASILKSIWYRMNNLNNSKPTRLSKVYFTWVIRDYGTAEWFHSLLHAIEEQDTQGRIEINIYLTARIKEDEMNNIIVQDVGAEKDAITSLRAPTHFGRPNWDRVFPSIVEKHPETDVGVFFCGPPALSKLLHQKSNQYSDPKGTRFFFGKGMFPSSE, from the exons ATGAACCGTTCCTCGGGACTCGACTTCTCCGATGGCAGGGTGCCCAACATGACCATCGAAAATCATCCCGACCTCTCAGATAAATCAGGAGCTGCTCATCTGCAGCGCAACAAGACGGAGAGACGGAGATTGCAGGGGCTTCAGAGGACTTTGACCTCTTCATCCCGTACCCAGGCCCCTGAAAAGCCCAAAAGCTTCTGGACCAAGTTCGATACATGGATGATCAATGAGGGAGGCCGCCAGCTCTTCTTTGGAGTTTGGATattcctccatctcctcgtTGCTGTCTTTGGATTCGTCCATTATCAACTCAAAGACAACTTGGTGGGGGCCAGGGCAACTTTTGGGTTGACATTCG CTACTGCTAGGACTGCTGCGCTCGTCCTTCACGTCGATGTTATCTTCATTCTTCTCCCCGTCTGCCGTAACTTCGTCTCTTTCCTCCGACGCACCCCCCTGAACGACTTCATCCCCTTTGACAAGAACATCACCTTGCACAAGGCAACCGCCTGGTCCATTGTTATTGGAAGTGCCGTCCACATTCTTGCGCACATGGTCAACTTCTACAAGCTGGCCATGATTGCGGGAACGAACACCTCGAGTCGCATTGTCGCCTTCCTCGGCGCCAACTTCCTCACTGGACCTGGTGTGACTGGCTGGATCATGACCGCTGCTCTCGGAATCATGGTCTGGTTTGCTAGAGAAAAAGTTCGCCGGGCCACATTCGAGCGTTTCTGGTACTCTCACCATCTCTTCATTGTGTTCTTCATCAACTGGCAACTCCACGGCATGTTCTGTATGATTCAACCCGACCGACCTCCTTATTGTTCATTCAACACCATTGGTGTCTTCTGG AGATACTGGCTTGTCGGTGGTGTTATCTGGATCGGAGAGCGCATTCTCCGCGAAATCCGCTCTCGCCATGTTACCTACATCTCCAAGGTTATCCAACACCCTTCCAACGTGATGGAGGTTCAGatcaagaaggaaaagaCTACAACCCGAGCTGGCCAGTACATCTTCCTCTCTTGCCCGGAGGTCTCCTACTTCCAGTGGCATCCCTTCACTCTCACCAG CGCACCTGAGGAAGACTACATCTCCGTTCACATCCGTGTCGCGGGAGACTTCACTACCGCTTTTGCCAAGGCTCTTGGTTGCGACTTCCCTCAGAAAGGAGACAAGGGTGGCAAGGGTGATACTCCAGCTGGTGGCAAGGTTGTCGGGACCAATGTCAACCCACCACTGAATCGCACCCTTCCCCGTGTCATGGTTGATGGTCCTTTCGGTAGTGCCAGTGAGGATTTCCTTAAATATGAGACTGTTCTGCTTGTCGGTGCGGGTATCGGTGTTACTCCTTTTGCTTC CATCCTGAAGTCTATCTGGTACCGCATGAATAACCTGAACAACTCCAAGCCAACAAGATTGTCCAAGGTTTACTTCACTTGGGTTATTCGTGACTATGGCACTGCGGAGTGGTTCCATTCCCTTTTGCACGCCATCGAAGAGCAGGATACTCAAGGTAGAATCGAGATCAACATCTACCTCACTGCCAGGATTAAGGAAGACGAGATGAACAACATCATC GTTCAAGATGTTGGCGCTGAAAAGGACGCCATTACCTCTCTCCGTGCGCCCACCCACTTCGGCAGACCCAATTGGGATCGTGTTTTCCCCTCAATTGTTGAGAAACATCCCGAGACCGACGTTGGAGTT TTCTTCTGCGGTCCTCCTGCGCTCTCCAAGCTCCTTCACCAGAAATCAAACCAGTACTCAGACCCCAAGGGCACCAGGTTCTTCTTCGGAAAGGGTATGTTTCCGTCATCCGAGTAG
- a CDS encoding Endo-1,4-beta-xylanase C, with the protein MASLALFLTLAGTLVGQVIAQAPQYGQCGGQGWSGATTCVSGWTCTYSNPYYSQCLPGAASSSAPHTTSTVPGGSTTAPSSTTTAAGGSSTLQAGYSFIRAVEDPNFHKYLQSEVLNTASDAVLGEPSTAAQFQITGGQLIQNANGKNLYAVVEPRANSTVVKLKVSWSTTPATSGTFVFSGDTVEWSNPSITRPQNNAWLVCPDAAGNKDLYVNLGAYSYQTPAGCADETIHAYTGATATA; encoded by the exons ATGGCAAGCTTAGCTCTTTTTCTGACTTTAGCGGGCACCCTAGTTGGCCAGGTCATTGCGCAGGCCCCACAGTATGGACAG TGTGGAGGCCAGGGATGGTCAGGAGCGACGACCTGCGTCTCTGGATGGACTTGTACATACTCCAACCCATATTATTCCCAATGCCTTCCCGGAGCTGCCTCCAGCAGTGCACCCCACACAACATCAACCGTCCCCGGAGGGTCAACCACGGCGCCATCGTCAACGACAACCGCAGCTGGTGGATCATCCACTCTCCAGGCGGGATACTCATTCATAAGAGCTGTT GAAGATCCAAATTTCCACAAGTACCTGCAGTCTGAGGTGCTCAACACTGCGTCGGATGCCGTACTCGGAGAACCTAGCACGGCCGCTCAGTTCCAGATTACTGGAGGACAACTGATCCAGAACGCTAACGGAAAGAACCTGTATGCTGTGGTCGAGCCTCGTGCAAATTCTACAGTGGTGAAGCTAAAAGTTTCGTGGTCAACTACGCCAGCCACCAGCGGCACGTTTGTTTTCAGTGGCGATACGGTTGAGTGGAGCAACCCCAGCATCACACGACCACAGAACAAT GCATGGCTGGTTTGCCCAGATGCTGCAGGCAACAAAGACTTGTATGTTAACCTTGGCGCGTACTCCTACCAGACACCAGCTGGATGCGCTGACGAGACTATCCACGCCTACACTGGAGCGACTGCCACAGCGTAA